One genomic window of Comamonas serinivorans includes the following:
- a CDS encoding sigma-70 family RNA polymerase sigma factor, whose product MPPAATHTDEAFDHDAALHACARGDRNALRRIYEVEARFLLGVALRIVRDRAAAEDVLHDAFISIWSRSPSFDGRRGSGRGWIYSVVRYAALNRVRDGAHEVVQDESVREAHDAQAALVAWNERGSEWERQATLGRLGHCLEQLDPERRTCLLHAYLDGCSHSEIATRVQAPLGTVKAWIQRGLRALRECMQ is encoded by the coding sequence GTGCCGCCCGCAGCCACACACACCGACGAAGCGTTCGACCATGACGCGGCCTTGCACGCATGTGCACGCGGCGACCGCAACGCGCTGCGGCGCATTTATGAGGTGGAGGCGCGCTTTCTCCTCGGCGTGGCGCTGCGCATTGTCCGCGACCGTGCCGCGGCAGAAGACGTGCTTCACGATGCGTTCATCTCCATTTGGAGCCGATCGCCCAGCTTCGACGGCCGTCGTGGAAGTGGGCGGGGGTGGATCTACAGCGTTGTGCGGTATGCCGCACTCAATCGAGTGCGAGATGGCGCGCACGAGGTCGTGCAGGATGAATCTGTCCGTGAAGCCCACGATGCACAGGCCGCACTGGTCGCCTGGAACGAACGTGGCAGCGAATGGGAACGGCAAGCAACCCTGGGTCGCCTGGGACACTGTCTGGAGCAGTTGGACCCTGAGCGCCGCACCTGCTTGCTGCATGCCTACCTGGATGGCTGCAGCCACAGCGAGATTGCAACCCGGGTGCAGGCACCACTGGGAACGGTCAAGGCCTGGATTCAACGCGGACTGCGCGCCCTGAGGGAGTGCATGCAATGA
- a CDS encoding MFS transporter — protein sequence MSAAQVNATATAGGAAAGPVFGPRLAAGLLGVLLAAMVSGLNNRVPGLVLADVQGALGLATDDAAWLNTAYFAGELAAMPFATWFAITFSLRRVHNGALGVALLLAAVLPLVHNLHLLLALRALQGLFAGALIPLLMMSALRFLPPAIRLHGLALYAMTATFAPNVALWLAALCVDRLEDWRWVYWHVIPLGLVAMALVSWGVPAMPPALSRLKQANWLGMAVGIPGLALLVVGLDQGVRLDWFQSPLIVTALASGLVLTALFLFSEWHHPAPFVRLQLLGRRNLGLGFTVFFCLLITLSTAVALPANVLAHGPGFRMAQIAPIGLIVGLPQLVLGSVVALLLYQRWVDARHLFVLGLVCIAGACWLGSGVSSEWRVDQFLWAEVLQAVGQPLAVVPLLFLGTSVVAPQEGAYVSGIINTLRALGSVFGSAVINQLMTLRTQFHGEVLLDHAALLRPGLPQAESWHTLAGAVAQQASILAAADVYRLFAVVAVLLVPCVLCLQRIPAPATATLPSPSPSPQPPAASGTAPVALAGPLAGVGAGTGAAVR from the coding sequence TTGCTGGGCGTGCTGCTCGCGGCCATGGTGTCGGGGCTGAACAACCGCGTGCCGGGGCTGGTGCTGGCCGACGTGCAAGGCGCGCTGGGTCTGGCCACGGACGATGCCGCGTGGCTGAACACGGCGTACTTTGCCGGCGAGCTGGCAGCCATGCCGTTCGCGACCTGGTTCGCCATCACCTTCTCGCTGCGCCGCGTGCACAACGGCGCCCTGGGCGTGGCCCTGCTGCTGGCTGCGGTGCTGCCGCTGGTGCACAACCTGCACCTGCTGCTGGCGTTGCGGGCCCTACAGGGGCTGTTCGCGGGGGCCTTGATTCCGCTGCTGATGATGTCGGCGCTGCGCTTTCTGCCCCCCGCGATCCGATTGCATGGCCTGGCGCTGTATGCGATGACGGCGACGTTCGCACCCAACGTGGCGCTGTGGCTGGCCGCGCTGTGCGTGGACCGGCTGGAGGACTGGCGCTGGGTGTACTGGCACGTCATCCCGCTGGGGCTGGTGGCCATGGCCCTGGTGAGCTGGGGCGTTCCGGCCATGCCGCCGGCCTTGTCGCGCCTGAAGCAGGCCAACTGGCTGGGCATGGCCGTGGGCATACCCGGCCTGGCCCTGCTGGTGGTGGGGCTGGACCAGGGCGTGCGGCTGGACTGGTTCCAGTCGCCACTGATCGTCACAGCGCTTGCGTCCGGGCTGGTGCTGACCGCGCTGTTCCTGTTCAGCGAGTGGCACCACCCCGCGCCCTTCGTCCGGCTGCAGCTGCTGGGCCGGCGCAACCTGGGCCTGGGGTTCACCGTGTTCTTCTGCCTGTTGATCACCTTGTCCACGGCCGTGGCCCTGCCGGCGAACGTGCTGGCGCACGGGCCGGGCTTTCGCATGGCGCAGATCGCCCCCATCGGCTTGATCGTGGGCCTGCCCCAGCTGGTGCTGGGCTCGGTGGTGGCGCTGCTGCTCTACCAGCGCTGGGTCGATGCGCGGCACCTGTTCGTGCTGGGCCTGGTGTGCATCGCGGGGGCCTGCTGGCTGGGCTCGGGCGTCAGCAGCGAGTGGCGGGTGGACCAGTTCCTGTGGGCCGAGGTGCTGCAGGCCGTGGGCCAGCCGCTGGCCGTGGTGCCCCTGCTGTTCCTGGGCACCAGCGTGGTGGCGCCTCAGGAGGGCGCCTATGTCTCGGGCATCATCAACACGCTGCGCGCCCTGGGCTCGGTGTTCGGCAGCGCGGTCATCAACCAGCTGATGACGCTGCGCACCCAGTTCCACGGCGAGGTGTTGCTGGACCACGCCGCGTTGCTGCGGCCCGGCCTGCCGCAGGCGGAGTCGTGGCACACCCTGGCCGGCGCCGTGGCCCAGCAGGCCAGCATCCTCGCGGCGGCCGATGTCTACCGGCTGTTCGCCGTCGTCGCCGTGCTGCTCGTGCCCTGCGTGCTGTGCCTGCAGCGCATTCCGGCGCCCGCGACGGCGACCCTGCCTTCGCCATCCCCGTCACCCCAACCGCCTGCCGCGTCCGGCACTGCACCCGTCGCTCTGGCAGGCCCTCTTGCTGGCGTGGGCGCCGGCACGGGCGCTGCCGTGCGTTGA
- a CDS encoding homoserine kinase yields the protein MAVFTEVSVDQAQKLAHNLGLGQVVALQGIEGGIENTNYFLTTDQGEWVLTLFERLTHAQLPFYLHLMKHLAQRGVRVPDPQAKLAGVRLGKGEDELLHTVAGKPAAVVNRLPGKSVLAPAAAHCAVVGEALAHMHLAGADYDRQQPNLRGLAWWNETVPVVLPHLDDAQRSLIESELAYQNHVAQSAAYEGLPRGPVHADLFRDNAIFDLARQGEDATPVLGGFFDFYFAGCDTWLFDLAVCLNDWAIDWPTGAHDAERAQAMLDAYQAVRPLTAGERQLLPALLRAGALRFWISRLWDFHLPREASMLKAHDPAHFERVLRERVARPYTLS from the coding sequence ATGGCCGTTTTCACCGAAGTTTCCGTCGATCAAGCTCAAAAACTTGCCCACAACCTGGGCCTGGGTCAGGTGGTGGCACTCCAGGGCATCGAAGGAGGCATCGAGAACACCAACTACTTCCTGACGACCGATCAGGGCGAGTGGGTGCTGACGCTGTTCGAGCGGCTGACCCACGCGCAGCTGCCGTTTTACCTGCACCTGATGAAGCACCTGGCCCAGCGCGGCGTGCGCGTGCCCGATCCGCAGGCCAAGCTGGCCGGCGTGCGCCTGGGCAAGGGCGAGGACGAGCTGCTGCACACCGTGGCCGGCAAGCCGGCCGCCGTGGTCAACCGCCTGCCGGGCAAAAGCGTGCTGGCGCCCGCCGCGGCGCACTGCGCGGTGGTGGGCGAAGCGCTGGCGCACATGCACCTGGCCGGGGCCGATTACGACCGCCAGCAGCCCAACCTGCGCGGCCTGGCCTGGTGGAACGAGACCGTGCCGGTGGTGCTGCCGCACCTCGATGACGCCCAACGCAGCCTGATCGAGTCCGAGCTGGCCTACCAGAACCACGTGGCGCAGAGCGCCGCCTACGAAGGCCTGCCGCGCGGCCCGGTGCACGCCGACCTGTTCCGCGACAACGCCATCTTCGACCTGGCCCGTCAGGGCGAGGACGCGACCCCGGTGCTGGGGGGCTTCTTCGATTTCTACTTCGCCGGCTGCGACACCTGGCTGTTCGACCTGGCCGTGTGCCTGAACGACTGGGCCATCGACTGGCCCACCGGGGCCCACGATGCCGAGCGCGCCCAGGCCATGCTGGACGCCTACCAGGCCGTGCGTCCACTCACGGCGGGCGAGCGCCAGCTGCTGCCGGCGCTGCTGCGCGCCGGTGCGCTGCGCTTCTGGATTTCGCGGCTGTGGGACTTTCACCTGCCGCGTGAGGCCAGCATGCTCAAGGCCCACGATCCCGCGCATTTCGAACGGGTGCTGCGCGAGCGCGTCGCCCGGCCTTACACCCTGAGCTGA
- the phaP gene encoding TIGR01841 family phasin (Members of this family are phasins (small proteins associated with inclusions such as PHA granules). Note that several different families of phasins have been named PhaP despite very little sequence similarity to each other.) codes for MLTPEQLLAQQKATVEALFGLTTKAFEGVEKLVELNVAAAKAALNESASHAQAVLSVKDAQELLALQASVLQPLAEKTAAYNRHLYEIASGATAEIGKAFEGKVAESQATFANLVDTAAKSAPAGSETAVAMMKSAVAAANNAYESVQKAVKQASDVAEANINTLANSAVSAAKTATSTADAAVAKKR; via the coding sequence ATGCTGACCCCCGAACAACTGCTTGCCCAACAAAAAGCCACCGTTGAAGCCCTGTTTGGTCTGACGACCAAGGCCTTCGAAGGCGTCGAGAAGCTCGTCGAGCTGAACGTGGCCGCCGCCAAGGCCGCCCTGAACGAATCGGCTTCGCACGCCCAGGCCGTGCTGAGCGTCAAGGACGCCCAGGAACTGCTGGCCCTGCAAGCCAGCGTGCTGCAGCCCCTGGCTGAGAAGACCGCCGCCTACAACCGTCACCTGTACGAAATCGCCTCGGGCGCCACAGCCGAAATCGGCAAGGCCTTCGAAGGCAAGGTCGCCGAATCGCAAGCCACCTTCGCCAACCTGGTGGACACCGCTGCCAAGAGCGCACCCGCTGGTTCGGAAACGGCTGTGGCCATGATGAAGAGCGCCGTCGCTGCCGCCAACAACGCCTACGAATCGGTGCAAAAGGCTGTGAAGCAAGCCTCCGACGTGGCCGAAGCCAACATCAACACGCTGGCCAACTCGGCGGTGAGCGCCGCCAAAACGGCCACCAGCACGGCCGACGCCGCTGTGGCCAAAAAGCGCTGA
- a CDS encoding BPSS1780 family membrane protein: MTYRTVPVRQGLYWLREGAVGFFRRPMALGSLFLLGFMGLMLLAALPLVGLPLSLMLTPCVSFGLLAAVGELRGGRAPSPALLIEGLRGAPVRRRNMLRLGLLYGAIMLTWTVLWLSGLDWNALMSADGTPNVEAIRGNSQLLTAVLMVGVGNVPLLMVFMHAAALVYWNQSPTLQALGTSAMAMVRSLPAYLLWLLCLFMAFSALGSLLQFILVMVGGAGLVVPVTFAIWAAVSCVGLGGMFQAFLDCHPPSTPRPG, from the coding sequence ATGACCTACCGAACCGTGCCCGTGCGCCAGGGGCTGTACTGGCTGCGCGAGGGGGCCGTGGGCTTCTTCCGCCGTCCGATGGCGCTGGGCAGCCTGTTCCTGCTCGGCTTCATGGGCCTGATGCTGCTGGCGGCCCTGCCGCTGGTCGGCCTGCCGCTGTCGCTGATGCTGACGCCCTGCGTCAGCTTTGGCCTGCTGGCCGCTGTGGGCGAGCTGCGCGGCGGCCGCGCGCCATCGCCTGCGCTGCTGATCGAGGGCCTGCGCGGCGCGCCCGTGCGCCGGCGCAACATGCTGCGCCTGGGCCTGCTGTATGGCGCCATCATGCTGACGTGGACGGTGCTGTGGCTCTCGGGCCTGGACTGGAACGCGCTGATGAGCGCCGACGGCACGCCCAACGTCGAGGCCATCCGCGGCAACTCGCAGCTGTTGACGGCGGTGCTCATGGTCGGTGTGGGCAACGTGCCCTTGCTCATGGTCTTCATGCACGCGGCCGCGCTGGTGTACTGGAACCAGAGCCCCACCTTGCAGGCCCTGGGCACCAGCGCCATGGCCATGGTGCGCAGCCTGCCGGCCTACCTGCTGTGGCTGCTGTGCCTGTTCATGGCGTTTTCGGCGCTGGGCAGCCTGCTGCAGTTCATCCTGGTGATGGTGGGCGGCGCGGGCCTGGTGGTGCCCGTGACCTTTGCCATCTGGGCCGCGGTCAGCTGCGTCGGCCTGGGCGGCATGTTCCAGGCCTTCCTCGATTGCCATCCGCCCAGCACACCACGGCCCGGTTGA
- a CDS encoding DUF2868 domain-containing protein yields the protein MSHTDPVAFGHGAWPPPASALQRVATARAVHALDAAQPLDDHAAVQAAAAAASTPQERVLARAWWLGDALALPQAWQQLRRLGLGVWLALVAVVVLLAWGMSAAVMGEGTRVNLLGALVSLLGMNLVMLLLWLLSVVLPSRSVGGPPVLLGGWVPRAMAWGAARLGTSAQRLLAGTWATLGQARATPWLTGLVSHSAWALGFALILLVMGTGFAFRAYQPVVETTILSPGAQQALINGLGWLPAQLGVATPTVAAWAASPSGAAQAGGAPLGLWAWWLMACVLVYGLLPRVLLAGLCGAVLRRRLARVRLPEDDAGFQWALARFNRLQGSRVIDADASPAPAAPVASAVAGQGWALLVHEQPGLDSQDAALWRAVQAAQRAAGWPSLPAPVWTGDCDGSAESAAACVAAVAGLGRPRLVVAVAGSASPDRSVARLLRSLVPLAAELRLWLSWPPGLAAPEVAQHIQRWADWLQAEGLAVGLLNPGEDA from the coding sequence ATGTCGCATACTGATCCCGTAGCCTTCGGGCACGGCGCCTGGCCACCGCCGGCCAGCGCGTTGCAGCGCGTGGCCACGGCGCGTGCCGTGCATGCGCTGGATGCCGCGCAGCCGCTCGATGACCACGCGGCCGTTCAGGCTGCCGCGGCCGCCGCCAGCACCCCGCAGGAGCGGGTGCTGGCGCGGGCCTGGTGGCTGGGTGACGCGCTGGCGCTGCCGCAGGCCTGGCAGCAGCTGCGTCGCCTGGGGCTGGGCGTGTGGCTGGCGCTGGTGGCCGTGGTCGTGCTGCTGGCCTGGGGCATGTCGGCGGCGGTGATGGGCGAAGGCACGCGCGTGAACCTGTTGGGGGCGCTGGTCAGCCTGCTGGGCATGAACCTGGTGATGCTGTTGCTGTGGCTGCTCAGCGTGGTGCTGCCCAGCCGCTCGGTGGGCGGGCCGCCCGTGCTGCTGGGGGGCTGGGTGCCGCGCGCCATGGCCTGGGGGGCCGCGCGCCTGGGCACGTCGGCGCAGCGTTTGCTGGCCGGCACCTGGGCCACGCTGGGGCAGGCGCGGGCCACGCCCTGGCTGACCGGCCTGGTGAGCCACAGTGCCTGGGCCCTGGGGTTTGCGCTCATCTTGCTGGTGATGGGGACGGGCTTTGCGTTTCGGGCCTACCAGCCGGTGGTGGAGACCACCATCCTGTCACCGGGCGCGCAGCAGGCCTTGATCAACGGCCTGGGCTGGTTGCCGGCGCAGCTGGGCGTGGCCACGCCCACCGTTGCTGCCTGGGCAGCCAGCCCGAGCGGGGCGGCGCAGGCCGGCGGGGCACCGCTCGGGCTGTGGGCCTGGTGGCTGATGGCGTGCGTGCTGGTCTACGGGCTGCTGCCACGCGTGCTGCTGGCCGGGCTGTGCGGGGCCGTGCTGCGCCGCCGCCTGGCGCGGGTGCGCCTGCCTGAAGACGACGCCGGTTTTCAGTGGGCGTTGGCGCGTTTCAACCGACTGCAAGGGTCGCGTGTGATCGACGCCGATGCCTCGCCCGCGCCAGCGGCGCCGGTGGCATCAGCCGTCGCAGGTCAGGGGTGGGCGCTGCTGGTGCACGAGCAACCCGGGCTGGACAGCCAGGACGCCGCCCTGTGGCGTGCGGTGCAGGCGGCCCAGCGTGCGGCCGGCTGGCCCAGCTTGCCCGCCCCGGTGTGGACTGGCGATTGCGACGGCAGCGCCGAATCGGCGGCGGCCTGCGTGGCGGCGGTGGCCGGCCTGGGCCGACCCCGGCTGGTCGTCGCCGTGGCGGGGTCGGCCAGCCCCGACCGCAGCGTGGCGCGCCTGCTGCGCAGCCTGGTGCCCTTGGCAGCCGAGCTGCGGTTGTGGCTGAGCTGGCCCCCGGGCCTGGCTGCGCCTGAGGTGGCGCAGCACATCCAGCGCTGGGCAGATTGGCTGCAGGCCGAGGGCCTGGCGGTGGGCCTGTTGAACCCCGGGGAGGACGCATGA
- a CDS encoding anti-sigma factor — MSGDTDTPWPIDEGPENDLQVQAGEYVLGTLSAVQRRAVESRLPYEPELHAAVQAWEQRLLPLTRLVPPLEPSTTLWSRISSSIPPARSEPLAHRRAWWHWDSLALWRTLAAGSFTAAALLAAVLLVREASPPAAPRYFVVLTAPQNQAPGWVVQAQAEGRLRLVPLGKGVIPAENSLQFWTKADGWSAPVSLGLVKPGEAIEVPVDRLPPLQPNQLFELTLEPKGGSPIGRPTGPIQFIGRAVQI; from the coding sequence ATGAGCGGCGACACGGATACCCCTTGGCCTATCGATGAGGGTCCCGAGAACGACCTGCAGGTGCAGGCCGGCGAGTACGTGTTGGGCACCCTCAGTGCGGTTCAGCGCCGCGCCGTCGAATCACGCCTTCCTTATGAACCTGAATTGCATGCCGCCGTGCAAGCGTGGGAGCAACGACTCCTGCCACTGACGCGCCTGGTTCCACCCCTTGAACCCTCCACAACGCTGTGGAGCCGCATCTCAAGCAGCATCCCTCCTGCTCGGTCAGAACCGCTCGCGCATCGCAGGGCATGGTGGCACTGGGACAGCCTCGCTCTCTGGCGCACGTTGGCTGCGGGCAGCTTCACCGCTGCCGCTTTGCTCGCAGCGGTGTTGCTGGTGCGAGAGGCATCTCCGCCTGCAGCTCCGCGTTACTTCGTCGTGCTGACAGCGCCGCAGAATCAGGCACCCGGCTGGGTGGTTCAAGCCCAAGCCGAAGGCCGTCTGCGCCTTGTGCCGCTGGGCAAAGGCGTGATCCCAGCAGAGAACTCCCTCCAGTTCTGGACCAAAGCAGACGGCTGGAGTGCCCCTGTGTCACTGGGGCTGGTCAAGCCGGGCGAGGCCATCGAGGTCCCTGTAGACCGGCTTCCTCCGTTGCAACCCAACCAGTTGTTTGAGCTCACCCTGGAGCCCAAGGGGGGCTCGCCGATCGGACGTCCCACAGGGCCTATCCAGTTCATCGGCCGAGCCGTACAAATCTAG
- the ppa gene encoding inorganic diphosphatase translates to MSLKNVPAGSKTPEQFNVIIEIAANAAPVKYEVDKESGALFVDRFMTTAMHYPTNYGYIPETLSGDGDPVDVLVITPHPLQPGSVVACRALGMLQMTDEAGEDAKLLAVPTDKLCPMYKDWKRPEDVPAMLTNAISHFFEHYKDLEPGKWVKVSGWVGVDAAHKEITDGLAAYKK, encoded by the coding sequence ATGTCTTTGAAAAACGTTCCCGCCGGCTCCAAGACGCCGGAGCAGTTCAACGTCATCATCGAAATCGCCGCCAATGCGGCCCCCGTGAAGTACGAGGTGGACAAGGAGTCGGGCGCGCTGTTCGTCGACCGCTTCATGACCACGGCCATGCACTACCCGACGAACTACGGCTACATCCCCGAAACCCTGTCGGGTGACGGCGACCCCGTGGACGTGCTCGTCATCACGCCGCACCCGCTGCAACCGGGTTCGGTCGTGGCCTGCCGCGCGCTGGGCATGCTGCAGATGACCGACGAGGCGGGCGAAGACGCCAAGCTGCTGGCCGTGCCCACGGACAAGCTGTGCCCCATGTACAAGGACTGGAAGCGCCCCGAAGACGTGCCGGCCATGTTGACGAACGCGATCAGCCACTTCTTCGAGCACTACAAGGACCTGGAGCCCGGCAAGTGGGTCAAGGTGTCGGGCTGGGTGGGCGTGGACGCCGCCCACAAGGAAATCACCGACGGTCTGGCGGCCTACAAGAAGTGA
- a CDS encoding HlyD family secretion protein, with protein MTLNTRHFRLLAGAVVACVGVGAFLVLNRAESAATEQRTDDAYVQADFTAIVPQVSGVIAEVAVADHQRVAAGDPLVRIDARDLRIAVDGAQAQAAGAQATIDSLQGQLERQHSLIAQAQAAIAADDAQLKLADADRQRFANLARDGSGTLQAQQQAEAQWGIHRASRERDVAALASVRQQLAILRADLDKARAALSAAQAQQAAAELQLSYAELRAPVAGIVAQRRARVGGYARVGEPLLTLVPLDALYVEANFRETQLAHVRVGQPVTLEVDALPDTSLRGHVDSLGPASGVSFSAVPPHNATGNFTKIVQRLPVRIALEPGQEALRELRVGMSVRPRIDTAGAGQAHAAAAL; from the coding sequence ATGACTTTGAACACCCGTCATTTCCGACTCCTGGCTGGCGCCGTCGTCGCCTGCGTGGGCGTGGGCGCCTTCCTCGTGCTCAACCGCGCGGAATCGGCCGCGACCGAGCAGCGCACCGACGACGCCTACGTGCAAGCCGATTTCACCGCCATCGTGCCGCAGGTCAGTGGCGTGATCGCCGAGGTGGCCGTGGCCGACCACCAGCGCGTGGCCGCCGGCGACCCGCTGGTGCGCATCGATGCGCGCGATCTGCGCATCGCCGTCGACGGCGCCCAGGCGCAGGCGGCCGGTGCCCAGGCCACCATCGACAGCCTGCAAGGGCAACTGGAGCGGCAGCACAGCCTGATCGCCCAGGCCCAGGCCGCGATTGCCGCCGACGACGCCCAGCTCAAGCTCGCCGACGCCGACCGGCAGCGCTTCGCCAACCTGGCGCGGGACGGCTCGGGCACCTTGCAGGCGCAGCAGCAGGCCGAGGCGCAGTGGGGCATTCATCGCGCCTCGCGCGAACGCGACGTGGCCGCCCTGGCTTCGGTGCGGCAACAGCTCGCCATCCTGCGTGCCGACCTCGACAAGGCGCGGGCAGCGCTGTCGGCCGCACAGGCCCAGCAGGCGGCGGCCGAACTCCAACTCTCGTACGCCGAGCTGCGCGCGCCGGTGGCCGGCATCGTGGCCCAGCGCCGCGCCCGGGTTGGCGGCTATGCCCGCGTGGGCGAGCCCCTGCTGACGCTGGTGCCGCTGGATGCCCTGTACGTGGAAGCCAACTTCCGCGAGACGCAGCTGGCGCACGTGCGCGTCGGGCAGCCCGTGACGCTCGAGGTCGATGCGCTGCCGGACACGTCCCTGCGCGGCCACGTCGACAGCCTGGGGCCGGCGAGCGGCGTGAGCTTTTCGGCCGTGCCGCCGCACAACGCCACCGGCAACTTCACCAAGATCGTGCAGCGCCTGCCGGTGCGCATTGCGCTGGAGCCCGGACAGGAGGCCCTGCGCGAGCTGCGCGTCGGCATGTCGGTGCGGCCCCGCATCGACACCGCCGGTGCCGGCCAGGCCCATGCCGCAGCGGCGTTGTGA
- a CDS encoding DUF3455 domain-containing protein, which produces MQTPRSVSRPAAVTAAVAAATLLTACGSMHQPASTYSQTSLPAAIQVPAGNKVAWETVGRGDITYECREKANAPGQSEWTFVGPEAVLTNRAGKQVGRYYGPPATWEANDGSKLTATQVAVAPSGAGHLPYQLVKANPAMGSGALEGVSYIQRVALQGGVAPADKPCTAATKGQKTVVKYQADYIFWKPI; this is translated from the coding sequence ATGCAGACCCCTCGTTCCGTATCCCGCCCTGCCGCCGTGACCGCCGCTGTCGCAGCAGCCACCTTGCTCACCGCCTGTGGCTCGATGCACCAGCCGGCCAGCACGTATTCACAGACGTCGCTCCCCGCCGCCATCCAGGTTCCGGCCGGCAACAAGGTTGCGTGGGAAACCGTGGGGCGTGGTGACATCACCTACGAGTGCCGCGAGAAAGCCAACGCGCCTGGTCAGTCGGAATGGACCTTTGTTGGCCCCGAGGCAGTGTTGACGAACCGCGCGGGCAAGCAAGTCGGCCGGTACTACGGCCCTCCAGCGACCTGGGAAGCCAACGACGGCTCCAAGCTCACCGCCACTCAGGTGGCCGTGGCACCGTCTGGTGCAGGCCACCTGCCTTACCAGCTGGTGAAGGCCAATCCGGCCATGGGCAGCGGCGCGCTGGAAGGCGTGAGCTACATCCAGCGCGTTGCACTTCAAGGCGGTGTGGCGCCGGCGGACAAGCCCTGCACCGCCGCCACCAAAGGCCAGAAAACGGTGGTCAAGTACCAAGCCGACTACATCTTCTGGAAGCCCATCTGA